A stretch of the Synergistetes bacterium HGW-Synergistetes-1 genome encodes the following:
- a CDS encoding sodium:proton antiporter: MKALLRLTPIVVIAGLMLSGMDILLAAPLSFMYAILIAMIVDRYKFNELLDAALDNLKHFLIVFLILQAAYAVAECFMATGVAASVINMSLAAGLNAKVLAVVALMVTAILSIATGTSWGTFAACAPIFLWLNHIVGGNIALTIGAIAGGSCFGDNIGLISDTTIVSSGIQEVEIIKRVRHQGVWSFLCLAISAVVFYFVGVALGLPSTTGQAADAIAQIPQDVWAALAEKRPSAVTLLELVKAGVPAYMILPLIIVLGLAIKGFSTLICLGAGIISSLIFGLMAGTVGSISEFLELVYTGFSDAGSWSIAMMLWVGAFGGVMRKMNAFDPIAVVVLKMVRKVRHLMFSNAVICLLGNAALADEMAQIVTIGPIIKDMTESSVVGSKEDMYTLALRNATFSDAMGVLGSQLIPWHVYMGFFLGISASVYPLAANVTVGDIITHNYLAWIAVGSMLFLTFTGLDRFIPLFKIPSEPDVYLKSQAAQYEK; encoded by the coding sequence ATGAAAGCTTTGCTAAGATTGACCCCGATCGTTGTTATCGCAGGATTGATGCTTTCGGGAATGGATATTTTGCTTGCCGCGCCTCTCTCTTTTATGTATGCAATTTTGATCGCTATGATCGTCGATCGCTACAAGTTCAACGAACTTCTTGATGCAGCCCTGGACAACCTTAAGCATTTCCTGATCGTTTTCCTTATCTTACAGGCAGCTTACGCCGTTGCAGAATGCTTCATGGCTACAGGGGTCGCCGCTTCTGTTATCAACATGTCGCTTGCAGCGGGACTCAACGCGAAGGTCCTGGCAGTCGTGGCCTTGATGGTAACAGCAATACTTTCCATAGCCACAGGTACATCATGGGGAACGTTTGCGGCATGTGCCCCTATATTCCTCTGGCTCAACCACATCGTAGGTGGAAACATTGCTCTCACTATAGGAGCCATAGCAGGTGGGTCATGCTTTGGAGACAATATAGGTCTTATATCAGATACTACTATAGTCAGTTCCGGTATTCAGGAAGTTGAGATCATCAAAAGGGTCCGTCACCAGGGAGTCTGGTCATTTCTCTGTTTAGCGATTTCTGCAGTCGTATTCTATTTTGTAGGAGTTGCTCTGGGACTTCCCAGTACGACAGGCCAGGCTGCGGACGCTATTGCACAGATCCCTCAGGATGTATGGGCAGCTCTTGCTGAAAAGAGACCTTCCGCTGTTACGCTTCTTGAACTTGTAAAAGCAGGAGTACCTGCGTATATGATCCTTCCGCTTATCATCGTACTCGGGCTTGCAATAAAGGGATTCAGTACCCTAATTTGTCTTGGTGCCGGTATCATTTCTTCTCTGATATTTGGACTTATGGCAGGAACTGTCGGCAGCATTTCCGAATTTCTGGAACTTGTTTACACTGGTTTCTCCGATGCCGGGAGCTGGTCCATTGCGATGATGCTTTGGGTAGGAGCTTTTGGAGGGGTAATGAGAAAGATGAATGCATTCGATCCAATAGCTGTTGTCGTCCTGAAGATGGTACGCAAGGTCAGACACCTTATGTTCTCCAATGCGGTCATATGTCTTCTTGGGAACGCGGCACTTGCTGACGAAATGGCCCAGATAGTCACGATAGGTCCGATCATAAAGGACATGACCGAATCCAGTGTTGTTGGAAGCAAGGAAGATATGTACACGCTTGCTCTTAGAAATGCAACCTTCTCTGACGCGATGGGTGTTCTTGGATCACAGCTCATCCCATGGCATGTTTATATGGGTTTTTTCCTCGGCATCAGCGCATCTGTCTATCCGCTTGCTGCAAATGTTACGGTCGGAGATATAATCACCCACAACTACCTTGCCTGGATCGCGGTAGGTTCTATGCTCTTCCTAACCTTTACAGGATTGGACAGGTTTAT
- a CDS encoding oxidoreductase: MAKYSELKDKKVMVTGAASGIGLATAQRFAAEGAKVFILDCNKEAISKVMAENPQFAGSCICDVSSEDDVIAAFEKMDRELGGIDVLISNAGISIRKDFVDISYEQWQKVIDINLNGMFLCSREAARRMKAQKSGVILMTASSNGTEGHRWYTDYNASKAGVILLTKSMALELAPDVRVNCVCPGYVLTPMQRAEYTDEMLAKVNEGIPMKRHAEPGEIGALYAFLASDDAQYITGADIRIDGGETAGLY; the protein is encoded by the coding sequence ATGGCAAAATACAGCGAACTGAAAGATAAGAAGGTAATGGTAACAGGCGCGGCAAGCGGCATAGGACTTGCTACAGCACAGAGGTTCGCGGCTGAAGGTGCGAAGGTTTTTATCCTTGACTGCAACAAAGAGGCAATATCAAAAGTGATGGCTGAGAATCCGCAGTTTGCAGGGTCATGTATTTGCGATGTAAGCAGTGAAGATGATGTTATCGCTGCATTTGAAAAGATGGACAGGGAGCTTGGCGGAATAGATGTACTGATCTCAAATGCGGGAATAAGCATACGCAAAGACTTTGTAGACATCTCATATGAACAGTGGCAGAAGGTTATCGACATTAACCTTAACGGTATGTTCCTCTGCTCGCGCGAGGCCGCCAGAAGAATGAAAGCCCAGAAAAGCGGAGTCATTCTTATGACGGCATCCTCTAACGGAACGGAAGGCCACCGCTGGTACACGGACTACAATGCTTCAAAGGCGGGAGTAATACTTCTTACCAAGAGCATGGCACTTGAGCTTGCTCCTGATGTCAGAGTCAACTGCGTCTGCCCTGGATATGTCCTTACTCCCATGCAGAGGGCCGAATACACGGACGAAATGCTTGCTAAAGTTAACGAGGGCATCCCTATGAAGCGTCATGCGGAACCGGGTGAGATAGGTGCACTTTACGCCTTCCTAGCATCTGACGATGCCCAATACATAACCGGCGCAGATATAAGGATCGATGGAGGAGAGACAGCCGGTCTCTATTAA
- a CDS encoding ATP-NAD kinase: protein MKIGFLVNPVAGMGGKVALKGTDGEDILRRAIELGAVPTANSRAETALAVFREAASDHRFYAPAGEMGGSLLSKNGLEPEIVFDPTAKTTADDTKRAVSLMLEAGVETIVFAGGDGTARDICSAVGEKVPVIGIPAGVKIHSAVYAKKPKDAGMMIKNLLQGKVKRFILAEVMDLDEDAFRNNIVRAQLYGYMKVPDDREFMQDRKSGSSSSDDSERLDIAAYVIKNMREEEIYLIGSGSTAYSIIENLGIEGTLLGVDAAVNKGLAGKDMTEEEIRSALSGFEKNKRHLVITVIGGQGHIFGRGNQQLSPDVIRMIPRDNITVIANSSKMSDLFGKSLIADTGDPALDEEFKGYIPVITGFGKKIMAKIG, encoded by the coding sequence ATGAAGATCGGTTTCCTCGTAAACCCGGTAGCAGGTATGGGAGGAAAGGTTGCTCTCAAGGGCACCGACGGAGAAGATATTCTCCGTCGGGCCATAGAGCTTGGTGCGGTCCCTACGGCAAACAGCCGTGCGGAGACCGCACTTGCCGTATTCAGGGAAGCCGCTTCAGATCATCGGTTTTATGCTCCTGCGGGCGAAATGGGAGGAAGCCTGCTGTCCAAAAACGGGCTGGAACCTGAGATAGTATTCGATCCCACAGCAAAAACGACCGCCGATGATACTAAAAGAGCGGTATCTCTCATGCTGGAGGCAGGAGTCGAAACAATAGTCTTTGCAGGCGGTGACGGGACTGCACGTGACATATGCTCAGCAGTCGGAGAAAAGGTTCCTGTCATTGGGATACCGGCGGGAGTAAAGATCCATTCAGCCGTCTACGCCAAAAAACCGAAGGACGCCGGTATGATGATTAAAAACCTGCTTCAGGGCAAGGTCAAAAGATTTATTCTTGCAGAGGTAATGGATCTCGATGAGGATGCTTTCCGAAACAACATAGTCAGGGCTCAGCTTTATGGATATATGAAAGTCCCCGATGACAGGGAGTTCATGCAGGACAGGAAATCCGGAAGCTCGTCCTCTGATGATTCCGAAAGGCTTGATATCGCAGCCTATGTCATCAAAAACATGCGCGAAGAAGAAATATATCTGATAGGGTCGGGAAGCACTGCATACTCGATAATTGAGAACCTTGGCATAGAGGGTACCCTGCTGGGTGTGGATGCCGCAGTAAATAAAGGCCTTGCAGGAAAAGACATGACTGAGGAAGAGATCAGAAGCGCACTTTCAGGCTTCGAAAAAAACAAACGTCATTTGGTCATCACAGTCATCGGAGGTCAAGGGCACATCTTCGGCAGGGGCAACCAGCAACTGAGTCCCGATGTCATCAGGATGATACCAAGAGATAATATAACTGTAATTGCAAATTCATCTAAAATGTCTGATCTTTTTGGAAAGTCTCTGATAGCAGATACAGGAGATCCGGCACTGGACGAAGAGTTCAAAGGCTATATCCCAGTGATAACAGGTTTCGGAAAAAAGATAATGGCAAAAATTGGATAG
- a CDS encoding glycine dehydrogenase subunit 2, whose protein sequence is MDGLTRMKNFHQARWNEPIIYQLSEPGQRGVLVPGPCCDCVSKEEVLGTLPEHMVRKDTANLPEIAQLQLVRHYNHLSQENIGVDGNIDIGQGTCTMKYSPKVNERLAGSPKLLHMHPLQPEKTAQGVLEIMYKTCELFKSISGLDVFSVQPGGGSHGVLALASIVRAYWRDKGEEDKRDEVITTLFSHPADAAVPIVKGYKVTIIQPDSEGYPDIEAFKAALSDRTAAIFFTNPEDTGIFNVRIKEFTRLAHEKGVLCCYDQANANGLLGITRTAEADFDMSFFNLHKTFSAPHGCGGPATGMVAARKELRPYMPVPLVEYRPEKGYYLDFDLPKSCGKIKSFWGVIPVILKAYSWIMTLGADGLREVSRVAILNNNYCMKKILAIKGASMSFPHHPSRIEQARYSWEKLKEDTGFGTADLQRCIADFGTHYWSSHEPFVIPEPFTIEPSESYSKTDIDDYCTVLAEISRMCYEEPEAVKRAPSNSTVHHIDHDYFDDPAKYSITWRSYNKKYKGYFEPK, encoded by the coding sequence ATGGACGGACTGACAAGAATGAAAAATTTTCATCAGGCCAGATGGAACGAACCGATCATTTACCAGCTCAGCGAGCCGGGGCAACGCGGTGTGCTCGTTCCCGGACCCTGCTGTGACTGCGTATCAAAAGAAGAAGTCCTTGGAACCCTTCCTGAACACATGGTTAGGAAGGATACGGCAAATCTTCCCGAGATCGCACAGCTCCAGCTTGTGAGGCACTACAACCACCTTTCCCAGGAGAATATCGGAGTTGACGGCAACATAGACATAGGACAGGGCACATGCACCATGAAATACAGCCCAAAGGTCAACGAACGCCTGGCAGGTTCGCCTAAGCTGCTGCACATGCATCCGCTGCAGCCTGAAAAGACGGCTCAGGGAGTGCTCGAGATAATGTATAAAACGTGTGAGCTCTTCAAATCTATCTCAGGGCTTGATGTATTCAGTGTCCAGCCCGGAGGCGGATCGCACGGAGTGCTGGCTCTTGCTTCAATAGTGAGGGCATATTGGCGCGACAAAGGTGAAGAGGATAAACGCGATGAAGTCATCACGACGCTCTTCTCGCATCCTGCAGATGCGGCTGTGCCTATTGTGAAGGGATACAAGGTAACCATCATACAGCCAGACTCTGAAGGATATCCCGATATCGAAGCTTTCAAGGCTGCTCTTTCTGACAGAACTGCCGCCATCTTCTTCACCAACCCAGAAGATACGGGCATCTTCAACGTGAGGATCAAAGAGTTTACCAGACTTGCCCATGAAAAGGGAGTCCTCTGTTGCTATGACCAGGCGAACGCAAATGGATTGCTGGGTATCACAAGGACTGCGGAAGCTGACTTTGACATGTCATTCTTCAACCTCCACAAGACCTTCTCGGCCCCCCACGGATGCGGCGGACCTGCCACGGGGATGGTGGCGGCAAGAAAAGAGCTTCGTCCGTACATGCCAGTTCCGCTTGTAGAGTACCGCCCGGAAAAGGGATACTACCTTGACTTCGATCTGCCTAAGTCATGCGGGAAGATCAAATCTTTCTGGGGTGTCATTCCGGTGATCCTCAAGGCTTATTCATGGATAATGACACTTGGTGCAGATGGGTTGAGAGAAGTATCAAGGGTCGCCATCCTGAACAATAACTACTGCATGAAGAAGATCCTTGCGATAAAGGGCGCTTCAATGAGCTTCCCGCACCATCCTTCACGTATTGAGCAGGCACGTTACAGCTGGGAGAAACTCAAGGAAGATACCGGATTTGGAACTGCCGATCTACAGCGCTGCATTGCTGACTTCGGGACCCACTACTGGTCGAGCCACGAGCCCTTTGTGATTCCCGAACCCTTCACGATAGAGCCCAGCGAGTCCTACTCTAAGACTGACATTGACGATTACTGCACGGTTCTGGCTGAGATATCGAGAATGTGCTACGAGGAGCCTGAAGCAGTGAAACGTGCTCCATCGAACAGCACGGTCCACCATATCGACCACGACTATTTCGATGATCCGGCAAAATACTCGATAACCTGGCGCTCTTATAACAAGAAGTACAAAGGTTACTTCGAGCCTAAGTAA
- a CDS encoding aminomethyl-transferring glycine dehydrogenase: MGKKVYPYIPNSVAEVQEEMLKFIGVGSIEDLIADIPEEVRMKEPMELPEPFEDEAGIYRHVSGIMNKNTTAEELRCFLGAGCYNRYVPAVVDEVINRSEFLTAYAGEPYEDHGRFHALFEYQSMMAELLDFDICNVPNYDGSQACGTALRMATRITKRKEVLIPRNLNPDVLKVVETYLQPDVKITYVNYNDKTGRICLDSLKACLTDKAAAVLVMNPNFFGIIEDKAQEIADMAHKVGALMVAYVEPSTLGVLTPPSRYGADMACGDIQPLGIHMNYGGGVAGFVAANEKSEIIEEYPSRLFGIAPTSEGEWGFGDVLWERTSFANRDSAKEFVGTHSALWGIAAGVYLASMGPHGMRELGEAILQRQVCLKKALAKVKGVDLDRFTGTPFEEIVVDFSSTGKTVKEINEKLLEKGILGGYDLAECFPELEGCSLLCVTEQTTAEDIKAIADALCEILG; encoded by the coding sequence ATGGGGAAGAAGGTTTACCCTTATATTCCTAATTCGGTGGCTGAGGTCCAGGAGGAGATGCTGAAGTTTATCGGGGTCGGGTCGATCGAGGATCTGATCGCGGACATTCCTGAAGAGGTCCGCATGAAGGAACCGATGGAGCTTCCTGAACCTTTTGAGGATGAAGCGGGGATATACAGGCATGTGAGCGGGATCATGAACAAAAATACAACGGCGGAAGAGCTTCGCTGTTTCCTTGGAGCAGGCTGCTACAACCGTTATGTGCCTGCAGTTGTCGATGAGGTCATCAACAGGTCCGAATTCCTTACAGCCTACGCGGGCGAGCCTTACGAGGATCATGGGCGTTTTCACGCGCTTTTTGAGTATCAATCGATGATGGCGGAGCTGCTGGATTTTGACATCTGCAACGTTCCCAACTATGACGGAAGCCAGGCCTGCGGCACAGCACTCAGGATGGCGACAAGGATAACGAAGAGGAAAGAGGTACTCATACCGAGGAACCTAAACCCAGATGTCCTGAAGGTTGTTGAGACCTATCTGCAGCCTGATGTGAAGATCACATACGTAAATTATAACGACAAAACAGGCCGCATCTGCCTGGACAGCCTCAAGGCCTGCCTGACGGACAAGGCCGCCGCAGTCCTCGTCATGAACCCAAATTTCTTCGGGATCATTGAGGATAAAGCTCAGGAAATAGCTGATATGGCCCATAAGGTTGGAGCTCTTATGGTCGCATATGTTGAACCTTCTACGCTGGGAGTCCTCACACCTCCAAGCCGTTACGGGGCAGACATGGCATGCGGTGATATCCAGCCCCTTGGTATCCATATGAACTATGGCGGCGGAGTTGCAGGGTTCGTTGCAGCGAACGAGAAGTCGGAGATCATTGAGGAATACCCTTCAAGGCTCTTTGGAATAGCACCCACAAGCGAAGGCGAGTGGGGGTTCGGTGACGTCCTCTGGGAGCGTACCTCTTTTGCCAACAGGGACAGTGCCAAGGAGTTTGTAGGCACTCACTCGGCTCTATGGGGGATCGCCGCAGGCGTCTATCTTGCCTCTATGGGGCCCCATGGAATGAGGGAACTTGGCGAAGCTATACTGCAGCGTCAGGTCTGCCTGAAAAAAGCTCTTGCTAAGGTAAAGGGAGTTGACCTGGACAGGTTCACCGGGACTCCTTTTGAAGAGATAGTTGTTGATTTCAGCAGCACGGGCAAAACAGTAAAGGAGATTAACGAGAAGCTTCTTGAGAAGGGAATACTCGGTGGGTATGATCTTGCAGAATGCTTCCCCGAGCTTGAAGGTTGCTCGCTCCTTTGTGTGACAGAACAGACAACGGCGGAAGATATCAAAGCCATAGCCGACGCCCTGTGCGAGATACTCGGATAA
- a CDS encoding short-chain dehydrogenase has product MIDLNKLCGMKGKIAVVTGAASGIGAGISRFFSNAGVTVVMADINDQLAKCVQSEIASAGNNAVFIKCDVTKESDCKTLADAVIEKFGRIDILVNCAGVARRHTVETLSEEDWDLALNVTLKSVFLMSKHVVPYMKKAGGGKIVNIGSGWALKGGDHAVSYCAAKGGVWNMTRAMAIDHGPDNINVNCVCPGDIDTPMLKSECEQLGGVYDEKYKEDCAQRPMSRLGAPEDVAMCVFFLCSDMAPWVTGSSLVVDGGGIA; this is encoded by the coding sequence ATGATCGATCTGAACAAACTCTGTGGTATGAAGGGAAAGATCGCTGTCGTGACGGGGGCAGCTTCCGGGATAGGTGCCGGGATATCAAGGTTCTTTTCAAATGCAGGTGTTACAGTTGTAATGGCTGATATCAATGATCAGCTTGCGAAGTGTGTCCAGAGTGAAATAGCCTCCGCCGGCAACAATGCCGTTTTCATTAAATGCGACGTCACAAAAGAATCCGACTGCAAAACTCTGGCTGACGCCGTTATTGAGAAATTCGGAAGGATAGACATACTTGTGAACTGTGCGGGTGTCGCCCGCCGTCATACAGTAGAGACTTTATCCGAAGAGGACTGGGATCTTGCCCTGAATGTGACGCTGAAGAGCGTATTTCTGATGAGCAAGCATGTTGTCCCCTACATGAAAAAGGCGGGCGGAGGAAAGATCGTAAATATAGGGTCAGGTTGGGCGTTGAAAGGCGGAGACCACGCGGTCTCATACTGTGCTGCGAAGGGCGGAGTATGGAACATGACGAGGGCGATGGCGATCGACCATGGTCCCGACAATATAAACGTGAACTGTGTCTGCCCCGGTGATATAGATACGCCGATGCTGAAGAGCGAGTGTGAGCAGCTGGGCGGAGTGTATGACGAGAAGTACAAGGAGGATTGCGCACAGCGGCCGATGTCCAGGCTGGGGGCACCTGAGGATGTCGCAATGTGTGTGTTCTTCCTTTGCAGCGATATGGCACCATGGGTGACGGGCTCGAGTCTCGTGGTCGATGGTGGCGGCATCGCCTAA
- a CDS encoding GntR family transcriptional regulator, giving the protein MARSNTPGKTSADHVYEGIRRGIFDKTLKSGQRLPEISIAKEYNVSRTPVREALRRLENEGLVQIVPGWGACLSSPTKQEIIDTYEVRGNLEIMAIRKASHLITPLQLCMLQEQIDNERKAFEEKNLELYMNVNDAFHQIIAESSGNSTLAGYVKNILSRTYVQTIFFESFFNFADNPSLEEHIKLLEALKEHDEAKCVKLMHEHIRLAMEALHQ; this is encoded by the coding sequence ATGGCGAGAAGTAACACTCCCGGGAAAACATCAGCGGATCATGTATACGAAGGTATCCGCAGAGGCATTTTCGATAAGACGTTGAAAAGCGGGCAGAGGCTTCCCGAAATCTCCATAGCTAAGGAATACAACGTCAGCAGGACTCCTGTAAGGGAAGCTCTGCGACGCCTGGAGAACGAGGGGCTAGTGCAGATCGTCCCCGGATGGGGTGCGTGCCTCTCCTCCCCTACTAAACAGGAAATTATAGACACCTACGAAGTCAGGGGCAACCTTGAGATTATGGCAATAAGAAAGGCATCACACCTCATCACCCCCTTACAGCTCTGCATGCTCCAGGAGCAGATAGACAACGAAAGAAAAGCTTTCGAGGAAAAAAACCTCGAGCTATACATGAACGTCAATGACGCTTTCCACCAGATAATTGCCGAATCTTCAGGCAACAGCACCCTGGCTGGATATGTAAAGAACATCCTCTCAAGGACCTATGTCCAAACAATATTCTTCGAATCCTTCTTCAATTTCGCTGACAACCCCAGCCTCGAAGAGCACATCAAGCTCCTTGAAGCCCTCAAAGAACATGATGAAGCTAAGTGCGTAAAATTAATGCATGAACACATCCGCCTGGCAATGGAAGCTTTGCATCAATAG
- a CDS encoding argininosuccinate synthase, whose amino-acid sequence MMTAEKKGKVILAYSGGLDTSVAIPWLHDQGYDVVTLTMNVGQQADNLDEIKAKAYAAGAVKAYVVDLREAFIDTFVWPSLKSNAVYQGVYPLNSALSRPMIAQALIWCAEKEGAVAVAHGCTGKGQDQVRIEVCCNALNPEIEVLAPVRDWGFTREEEMDYAEAHNVPVPTTRQSPYSLDDNLWGRSIECGILEDPWNEPPKDAYALTADPKEAPDEEVTVEITFEAGIPVAINGQKMGSIELIDIMNKTAGKAGYGRIDMVEDRLVGFKSREVYECPGALALMEAHKKLETITLSKDTLKTKKELEVRFAEMAYEGYWFSPLMEAVQAFMDSTQKAVSGTVRMKFYKGNGTVNGMKSESSVYNKALATYSAGDIFDQSASVGFIKIWGMPIKTWRQTHSEKNVNPIDAFINAKGKDAF is encoded by the coding sequence ATGATGACAGCAGAAAAAAAAGGTAAGGTAATATTGGCGTACAGCGGTGGACTTGATACTTCAGTTGCGATCCCATGGCTCCATGATCAGGGTTACGATGTTGTGACTCTTACTATGAACGTTGGCCAGCAGGCTGACAACCTTGATGAGATCAAAGCGAAGGCCTATGCTGCAGGTGCAGTGAAAGCTTATGTAGTTGACCTTCGTGAGGCTTTTATTGACACATTCGTATGGCCCTCGCTCAAATCAAACGCGGTATATCAGGGAGTATATCCTCTTAACTCCGCCCTCTCCCGCCCTATGATAGCCCAGGCACTTATCTGGTGCGCAGAGAAAGAGGGAGCAGTAGCGGTAGCACACGGCTGTACCGGCAAAGGCCAGGACCAGGTCCGTATAGAAGTCTGCTGCAACGCGCTCAATCCTGAAATCGAAGTCCTAGCCCCCGTTCGTGACTGGGGTTTCACCCGCGAAGAAGAAATGGACTACGCCGAGGCCCACAACGTGCCCGTACCCACGACTCGTCAGAGCCCCTACAGCCTTGATGACAACCTCTGGGGACGGTCGATAGAGTGCGGCATTCTTGAAGATCCCTGGAACGAGCCTCCCAAAGATGCATATGCCCTCACCGCGGATCCCAAAGAAGCTCCTGATGAAGAGGTAACTGTCGAGATCACCTTCGAGGCAGGTATCCCTGTTGCTATCAACGGCCAGAAGATGGGAAGCATCGAACTGATCGACATCATGAACAAGACTGCGGGAAAAGCCGGCTATGGAAGGATCGACATGGTCGAAGACAGACTTGTTGGATTCAAGAGCCGCGAAGTATACGAGTGCCCGGGGGCACTTGCACTCATGGAAGCTCACAAAAAACTTGAGACCATAACCCTTTCAAAGGACACTCTCAAGACTAAAAAAGAACTTGAGGTCAGGTTCGCCGAAATGGCTTATGAGGGCTACTGGTTCTCACCCCTGATGGAAGCTGTACAGGCATTCATGGACAGCACGCAGAAGGCTGTCAGCGGCACAGTAAGGATGAAGTTCTATAAGGGTAATGGAACAGTGAACGGAATGAAGTCAGAGAGCTCTGTCTATAACAAAGCCCTTGCCACATATTCCGCAGGAGACATTTTTGATCAGTCAGCTTCAGTAGGATTCATCAAGATCTGGGGCATGCCGATAAAGACATGGAGACAGACACATTCGGAGAAGAACGTCAATCCCATCGATGCCTTTATTAACGCCAAGGGTAAGGACGCCTTCTAG
- a CDS encoding 5'/3'-nucleotidase SurE produces the protein MNILLTNDDGVYSIGIQTLAKKLTEAGHNVLLVAPDRERSGCGHAMTMDRPVHIRNVNRLFLSADFEAKACDGTPTDCVIMAIDAMGFEPDMVISGINQGPNLGDDLTYSGTVCAAMEGVIFGYPSIAVSLVMSSKDKELYNDTAAVTLMAMLDWTKGSPVPEGVLFNVNVPNIPISEIKGVLVTRKGVRRYVDKIRTIKTPSGGDAYWIGGNIEDDMSDGTDVWAVANNYVSVTPVHMEMTSFETQKECKEAGLEAYIETEINKN, from the coding sequence ATGAATATTCTGCTGACAAACGATGACGGAGTTTACTCGATAGGGATACAGACGCTTGCCAAAAAACTTACCGAGGCGGGACACAATGTCCTCCTTGTAGCTCCGGACAGGGAAAGGAGCGGATGCGGTCACGCGATGACGATGGACAGGCCGGTGCACATACGCAACGTGAACAGGCTCTTTCTCTCTGCAGATTTTGAGGCAAAGGCCTGCGACGGGACTCCGACAGACTGTGTCATAATGGCTATAGACGCGATGGGATTTGAACCTGACATGGTGATATCGGGGATAAACCAGGGACCAAATCTGGGCGATGACCTTACTTATTCAGGAACAGTCTGCGCGGCAATGGAAGGTGTCATTTTCGGATACCCTTCGATAGCTGTATCTCTTGTTATGAGCTCAAAGGACAAAGAACTTTACAATGATACGGCTGCTGTGACCCTTATGGCAATGCTTGACTGGACGAAGGGATCTCCGGTCCCTGAGGGCGTACTTTTCAACGTGAACGTACCCAATATCCCAATATCAGAGATAAAAGGGGTGCTTGTTACAAGGAAGGGCGTACGCCGCTACGTAGACAAGATAAGGACTATAAAGACTCCTTCCGGCGGCGATGCATATTGGATAGGCGGCAACATAGAGGATGACATGTCTGATGGAACAGATGTATGGGCAGTTGCTAACAATTATGTTTCAGTGACTCCTGTTCACATGGAGATGACAAGTTTTGAGACCCAGAAGGAATGCAAGGAAGCCGGTCTGGAAGCCTATATAGAGACTGAAATAAACAAAAATTAG
- a CDS encoding site-2 protease family protein, producing the protein MTARLAELLLSLPAVLWAITFHEFCHGYAAMKLGDPTAKMDGRLSLNPMHHLDPIGALCLLLFRFGWAKPVPINPGYFKNPRRDMAIVSLAGAAGNILTAFVCAQLVKIFPALFQTYAAQQFILIMIYMNVGLAAFNLLPIPPLDGSRVLYVMLPYKYLNVYYTLERYGMFVIVALMILGVIPVLMSPIMSLILNIIL; encoded by the coding sequence ATTACAGCACGTCTGGCTGAACTTCTTCTCAGCCTGCCTGCAGTGCTTTGGGCTATAACTTTTCATGAATTTTGTCACGGCTATGCTGCTATGAAACTTGGAGACCCCACTGCGAAGATGGACGGAAGGCTCAGTCTGAATCCTATGCACCACCTGGACCCTATTGGAGCGCTCTGTCTACTTCTCTTCAGATTTGGATGGGCTAAACCTGTGCCTATCAACCCCGGGTATTTTAAGAATCCGAGAAGGGACATGGCAATCGTCAGCCTGGCGGGGGCAGCCGGGAACATACTTACAGCATTTGTTTGTGCACAGCTTGTGAAGATCTTCCCAGCGCTCTTCCAGACATATGCGGCGCAGCAGTTTATCCTGATAATGATATACATGAACGTGGGGCTTGCTGCATTCAACCTTTTGCCCATCCCTCCACTTGACGGGTCGCGTGTCCTTTATGTCATGCTTCCTTATAAATATTTGAATGTCTACTACACATTGGAAAGGTACGGGATGTTCGTCATTGTAGCGCTGATGATACTGGGAGTGATCCCAGTGCTGATGAGCCCGATAATGAGCCTTATCCTGAATATAATACTCTAG